The following proteins come from a genomic window of Triticum aestivum cultivar Chinese Spring chromosome 6A, IWGSC CS RefSeq v2.1, whole genome shotgun sequence:
- the LOC123128860 gene encoding 40S ribosomal protein S30 has translation MGKVHGSLARAGKVRGQTPKVAKQDKKKQPRGRAHKRIQYNRRFVTAVVGFGKKRGPNSSEK, from the exons ATGG GTAAGGTGCACGGATCGCTGGCCCGAGCCGGGAAGGTGCGGGGCCAGACGCCCAAGGTGGCGAAGCAGGACAAGAAGAAGCAGCCGCGCGGCCGCGCCCACAAGCGCATCCAGTACAACCGCCGCTTCGTCACCGCCGTCGTCGGCTTCGGCAAGAAGCGCGGCCCCAACTCGTCCGAGAAGTAG
- the LOC123128859 gene encoding 18S rRNA (guanine-N(7))-methyltransferase RID2: protein MPRPEVQAPPEIFYNESEARKYTTSSRIIEIQARISERALELLALPDDGVPKMLLDIGCGSGLSGETLTEHGHHWIGCDISQSMLDVALERETEGDLLLADMGEGLGLRPGVMDGAISISAVQWLCNADKSSHEPRLRLKAFFGSLYRCLARGARAVLQFYADNVKQTEMLVSFAMKAGFAGGVVIDWPHSSKAKKSYLVLTCGTSSVASLPKGKGENGEMCSSDDDGDDDESNDDQTVGTYGRNRSNKRQKVNKKNGRGKDWLLRKKEQMRKRGRDVPADTKYTGRKRKTRF, encoded by the exons ATGCCGCGGCCGGAGGTGCAGGCCCCGCCGGAGATATTCTACAACGAGTCGGAGGCGCGCAAGTACACCACCTCCTCCCGCATCATCGAAATCCAG GCGAGGATCTCCGAGAGGGCGCTGGAGCTGCTGGCGCTCCCGGACGACGGCGTCCCCAAGATGCTGCTCGACATCG GGTGCGGCTCCGGGCTTAGCGGTGAGACGCTGACGGAGCACGGGCACCACTGGATCGGCTGCGATATCTCACAGTCCATGCTTG ATGTTGCTTTGGAGCGGGAGACGGAGGGAGACCTCCTGCTTGCAGACATGGGCGAG GGCTTAGGCTTGCGCCCAGGAGTTATGGATGGTGCAATTAGTATTTCAGCAGTCCAG TGGTTATGCAATGCGGACAAGTCTTCTCATGAACCAAGATTGCGGTTAAA GGCTTTCTTTGGATCACTATATAGATGCTTAGCAAGGGGAGCAAGGGCTGTTCTACAGTTTTATGCTGATAATGTGAAACAAACCGAAATGCTCGTGTCTTTTGCCATGAAAGCTGGATTTGCTGGTGGAGTGGTTATTGACTGGCCTCATAG TTCGAAAGCAAAGAAGTCCTACCTTGTCCTCACTTGTGGTACATCTTCTGTCGCATCTCTTCCAAAGGGGAAAGGTGAAAACGGTGAGATGTGCAGcagtgatgatgacggtgatgatgatgagagCAACGATGACCAAACA GTTGGCACATATGGACGGAACAGGTCGAACAAGAGGCAGAAGGTGAACAAGAAGAACGGCAGGGGCAAGGATTGGCTGCTGAGGAAAAAGGAGCAGATGAGGAAAAGAGGCCGCGACGTCCCCGCCGACACGAAATACACAGGGCGGAAGCGGAAAACCCGCTTCTAA